One stretch of Paramormyrops kingsleyae isolate MSU_618 chromosome 4, PKINGS_0.4, whole genome shotgun sequence DNA includes these proteins:
- the LOC111852538 gene encoding clavesin-1-like, protein MATVHVDLTITSGMNYLHGGLSSGTTEKARLELSENPDTLHRDIQQVRDMIVTRPDVGFLRTDDAFILRFLRARKFNKIETFKLLAQYFQYRQQNLHLFQSFRADDPGIKRALMDGFPGVLGAPDQNGHKILLLFASNWDQSRSSFTDILRAIFLSLEVLIEDPELQINGFILIIDWSNFTYKQGSKLTPAILKLAVEGLQDSFPARFGGIHFVNQPWYVYALYTVIRPFIKDKTRKRIFLHGNNLNSLHQLIYPECLPSEFGGTLPPYDMGTWARTLLGPDYDDEMEYTHSYHAPHVGGSLCTSPVDDSESVVRRSQSALEPEMLKLGEGAITRPLLALD, encoded by the exons ATGGCAACGGTTCACGTGGACCTGACCATCACAAGCGGAATGAACTACCTGCATGGAGGCCTGAGCTCCGGAACCACGGAGAAAGCTCGCCTGGAGCTGAGCGAGAACCCGGACACACTGCACCGGGACATCCAGCAGGTGCGGGACATGATCGTCACCCGCCCCGACGTGGGCTTCCTGCGCACGGACGACGCGTTCATCCTCCGCTTCCTCAGGGCCCGCAAGTTCAACAAGATCGAGACCTTTAAGCTTCTGGCCCAGTATTTTCAGTACCGCCAGCAGAACCTCCACTTATTCCAGAGCTTCAGGGCCGATGACCCGGGTATCAAGCGAGCGCTGATGGACGGCTTCCCAGGGGTTCTAGGGGCGCCAGATCAGAACGGCCACAAGATCCTCCTCCTTTTCGCCTCCAACTGGGACCAGAGTAG GAGCTCCTTCACAGACATCTTACGGGCCATCTTCTTGTCCCTGGAAGTCCTGATTGAGGACCCCGAGCTGCAAATAAATGGCTTCATTCTCATCATCGACTGGAGCAACTTCACATACAAGCAGGGGTCCAAGTTGACTCCGGCTATCTTGAAACTTGCTGTGGAGGGACTGCAG GACAGTTTTCCTGCCCGCTTCGGGGGAATCCACTTCGTCAACCAGCCGTGGTACGTTTACGCCTTGTACACCGTCATCAGGCCCTTCATCAAGGACAAGACCAGGAAACGG ATTTTTCTCCACGGCAACAACCTGAACAGTTTACACCAGCTGATTTACCCAGAATGCCTGCCGTCCGAATTCGGGGGGACACTACCGCCATACGACATGGGGACGTGGGCCCGCACGCTGCTGGGCCCAGATTACGACGATGAGATGGAGTACACGCACTCGTACCACGCTCCGCATGTGGGGGGGTCCCTCTGCACCTCCCCCGTGGACGATTCTGAGAGCGTAGTGAGGAG